The genomic stretch TACGAGAAGCTGCCTGCGGGAACCCGCGTGATCTATCCGCCGCCGCCGCTTGACGCCCTGCCCGACCCCGACGCCGCGATCCGCTATGCGCTGCTGCGGCCGTTGAATGCCGACCCGCTGTTCGCGCAGCTCAATCCGAACATGCGCGTAACGATCGCGATCGATGACATCAGTCTGCCGCTGCCGCCGATGCGGCGGCCGGACATCCGTGAGCGCCTGCTCAACGCGGTGCTGCAGACGCTCGCCGATTACGGCGTCGATGACGTTCATCTGATTATTGCGACGTCACTCCATCGGCGAATGACCGAAGGCGAAATCCGCCGGATGGTCGGCGAGCGCGCTTTCAGGCAGTTCTGGCCCGAGCGGCTCTATAATTTCGACGCCGAGAACCGCGCCGAGATCATCAAAATGGGCAAGACCGATCACGGCGAAGAGGTCTGGCTGTCGCGTCGCGCGGCTGAGTCCAACCTCGTGATCTACCTGAACCTCAACCTCGTGCCGATGGACGGCGGGCACAAATCGGTCGCGGTCGGACTCGCGCCGTATCAGAGCCTGCGCCACCATCACAACCCGGCAACCCTGCGCGATTGCCACTCTTACATGGATCCGACGCGTTCAGCCTTGCACAGCTCGGCCAATCGGATGGGCAAGCTGATCAACGATCAACTCAACGTCTTTTCGATCGAGACCGCAGTCAACACGCAGATGTATGGCGGGATGCTCGATTTTCTGCAGAAGAACGAAGACCGCTTTACCGACTGGGACCGGATGCGGCTCAAGGGTTTTCGCTGGACGCTCGGCGCGATGTCCAACGATCTGCGCCGCCAGATGCTCCATCAGTACGCCGCGCCTTACGGCATGACGGGGGTGTGGGCGGGCGAGACCGAAGCGGTGCATCAGCAGGCGCTCGCGCGGGTTTTTCAGCAATACGCGGTGCCGGTCAAGGGCCAGTCCGACGTCCTGATCGTCGGTGTCCCGTACATCTGCCCCTACAACGTAAATTCGATCATGAACCCGGTGCTCGTGCAGTGCACCGGGCTCGGTTATCTGTTCAACATGTTCCGCAACAAACCGCTGGTGAAGCCAGGCGGCACGATGATCATTTGTCATCCGCTGCGCGACGAGTTTCATCCGGAGCATCATCCGAGCTACATCGAATTTTTCCATCGCTGCCTCAGCGAAACCGCCGATGCGGTCGAGCTCGAGCAGCAGTTCGAGCAGGAGTTCGCGCACAATCCGACGTACACGCATATGTATCGCTACGGCAACGCCTATCACGGCGTTCACCCGTTCTACATGTGGTATTGGGGCGAGCCCGCGCGCCAGCATTGCGGACGCGTAATTGCGGCCGGCTGCGAGGAGCCGGAAGTGGCGGCGCGCCTCGGTTGGGAGGCGGCTGACACGCTCGACGAAGCGATCGCGATGGCGACCGCAGATCACGGGCGCTCCGCCTCCATCACGTATCTGCACCTACCCCCCTTGGTGATGGCCGATGTCGAATAGCCACGGCATACGCAACGGCAACGTGCCGGCGAGCGGAAGCAAGCCGGCAAACGGGATCAGGCCGCCGAACGGGATCAGTCCTGTGCTTGGGGGCCCGATACCTCCGCTCGAAACCATCCTGCGCAAGCGGCGCATTTTCATTACCGGCGGCACCGGCTTTCTCGGCAAGGTCCTGCTGGCGATTCTGCTACGCCACCATCCGGAGATCGAGCGCATCTTTCTGTTGATTCGCGGCGATCGCAAATCCAGCCGGCTGCGTTTCCAGCGGGAGATTCTTGAATCGCCCGCGCTCGGGCCGCTGCGCGAATATCTCGGGGCGCGGTTTGATCGCTTTGTCGAACAGCGCGT from Candidatus Binataceae bacterium encodes the following:
- a CDS encoding lactate racemase domain-containing protein, which encodes MARPEAKLKELKPADLQHEVGARRDLVVTLNRRSAPRLISYGDDFMYEKLPAGTRVIYPPPPLDALPDPDAAIRYALLRPLNADPLFAQLNPNMRVTIAIDDISLPLPPMRRPDIRERLLNAVLQTLADYGVDDVHLIIATSLHRRMTEGEIRRMVGERAFRQFWPERLYNFDAENRAEIIKMGKTDHGEEVWLSRRAAESNLVIYLNLNLVPMDGGHKSVAVGLAPYQSLRHHHNPATLRDCHSYMDPTRSALHSSANRMGKLINDQLNVFSIETAVNTQMYGGMLDFLQKNEDRFTDWDRMRLKGFRWTLGAMSNDLRRQMLHQYAAPYGMTGVWAGETEAVHQQALARVFQQYAVPVKGQSDVLIVGVPYICPYNVNSIMNPVLVQCTGLGYLFNMFRNKPLVKPGGTMIICHPLRDEFHPEHHPSYIEFFHRCLSETADAVELEQQFEQEFAHNPTYTHMYRYGNAYHGVHPFYMWYWGEPARQHCGRVIAAGCEEPEVAARLGWEAADTLDEAIAMATADHGRSASITYLHLPPLVMADVE